One Pullulanibacillus sp. KACC 23026 DNA segment encodes these proteins:
- a CDS encoding LrgB family protein, producing the protein MISLSYLSILCLTLTLILYLLFLRIYRKWSKPWLNPLYTVTLTLLIFASLCHIHSNAFQQGNAVVNAFLQLTIVALAVPIYKHLSLLKKDFKKIIGGVAAGTAFGIGSVITLAHLFNIQTNLLASLIPKTVTLPIALTVSGDLGGLASTTILFVVISGLVSLIIGPRLLNRFGIKSKAAKGLAMGTSAQMLGAHHSLNWGEEEGAMGSVAMTTTALLFSLLVPILPFLLKIY; encoded by the coding sequence GTGATTAGTCTATCGTATCTAAGCATTCTATGCCTCACCTTAACCCTAATTCTTTACTTGCTTTTTCTTCGGATTTATCGGAAATGGTCAAAGCCTTGGTTGAACCCTTTATATACAGTGACGCTTACCCTGCTAATCTTTGCTAGCCTATGCCATATTCATTCTAATGCCTTTCAGCAAGGAAATGCTGTCGTCAACGCTTTTCTTCAGCTCACCATCGTTGCATTAGCTGTACCTATTTATAAGCATTTGTCCTTGCTTAAGAAAGACTTCAAAAAAATTATTGGTGGCGTTGCTGCTGGTACGGCATTTGGCATTGGGTCTGTCATAACGCTTGCCCACCTGTTTAACATTCAGACCAACCTCCTTGCGTCACTTATCCCTAAAACGGTGACACTCCCGATCGCCCTTACTGTATCAGGAGACTTAGGGGGATTAGCCTCTACGACGATTCTATTTGTCGTTATTTCAGGACTCGTTTCTTTGATCATTGGACCAAGACTTCTTAATCGATTTGGTATTAAAAGTAAAGCCGCAAAAGGCCTAGCCATGGGAACCTCTGCTCAAATGCTTGGAGCCCATCACTCCTTGAATTGGGGTGAGGAAGAGGGCGCAATGGGAAGTGTTGCCATGACCACAACAGCCCTTCTCTTTTCACTCCTTGTCCCCATCCTGCCGTTCTTACTCAAAATTTATTAA
- the rlmN gene encoding 23S rRNA (adenine(2503)-C(2))-methyltransferase RlmN, translating into MSKKSIYGLTYDQLTDWLLDHGQKKFRSQQVWDWLYKKRVTRFSDMNNINKDLVQLLEEHFVLHTLQEEIKQASKDGTIKFLFKLEDGNLIETVLMRHKYGLSVCVTTQVGCNIGCSFCASGLLTKSRDLTAGEIVEQIMNVQLHLDQEGQEERVSHIVVMGIGEPFDNFTNLVDFLTVVNDQRGLAIGARHITVSTSGLAKKIYEFADLNLQVNLAVSLHAPNNELRTQIMKINKAFPLEKLMPAIDYYLEKTNRRITFEYILLQDVNDHEKEAVELAKLLENKRHLSYVNLIPYNPVDEHNQYQRSGKDSVLAFYDTLKKHGIQCGIRHEHGTDIDAACGQLRSKQIRKSQRSKTRTRVS; encoded by the coding sequence ATGTCAAAAAAATCAATCTATGGATTGACCTATGATCAGTTGACAGATTGGCTCTTAGACCATGGACAAAAGAAATTTCGTTCTCAACAAGTTTGGGATTGGTTATATAAAAAGCGTGTGACGCGTTTTTCAGATATGAATAACATCAATAAGGATCTCGTTCAATTATTAGAAGAGCATTTTGTTCTTCACACGTTGCAAGAAGAGATTAAACAAGCATCGAAAGACGGCACCATTAAGTTTCTATTTAAGCTAGAGGATGGTAACTTAATTGAGACAGTACTCATGCGCCATAAGTATGGCCTGTCGGTTTGTGTGACCACACAGGTCGGCTGTAACATTGGCTGTTCCTTTTGCGCAAGTGGTCTTTTGACAAAAAGTCGTGATTTAACAGCGGGTGAAATCGTTGAGCAAATTATGAATGTTCAACTCCACCTGGACCAAGAAGGACAGGAAGAACGTGTTAGTCACATCGTCGTTATGGGGATTGGGGAACCTTTTGATAATTTCACTAATCTCGTTGATTTCTTAACGGTGGTTAACGATCAACGCGGTCTTGCGATAGGCGCTCGCCATATTACGGTTTCAACAAGCGGTTTGGCTAAGAAGATCTATGAGTTTGCGGATCTCAACCTGCAGGTGAATTTAGCCGTTTCGCTTCATGCACCGAATAATGAGCTTCGCACGCAAATCATGAAGATTAACAAAGCCTTCCCGCTTGAAAAGCTGATGCCGGCTATTGATTATTACTTGGAAAAGACAAATAGACGGATTACCTTTGAATACATTCTTTTACAGGATGTTAATGATCATGAAAAAGAAGCGGTTGAGCTCGCCAAATTGCTTGAAAACAAACGCCACCTGTCTTATGTGAATCTTATTCCTTATAATCCGGTTGATGAGCATAATCAGTATCAGCGCAGTGGAAAAGACAGTGTTCTTGCGTTTTATGATACGTTAAAGAAACATGGGATTCAGTGCGGGATCCGTCATGAACATGGTACGGACATTGATGCGGCTTGCGGTCAGCTTCGGAGCAAGCAGATACGGAAAAGTCAGCGTTCAAAAACACGGACACGCGTAAGCTAA
- a CDS encoding flavin reductase family protein, translating to MLGIDPNQLSGRDNYKFLSGSIIPRPVAFVTTLSPKGVVNAAPFSFFNIVASEPPLISISVQRDGELQKDTAAYALERGQFVVHISTETHIEEINKTASRREREESELDLTSLHTTESVRVEVPGIKEAPIRMECVIEKALELGGTAEQGPTCDLLIGRVVYYHIEESLYDNGRIDPFGLKPVARLAGNDYSKLGSVFELIRPK from the coding sequence GTGTTAGGGATTGATCCAAACCAATTATCGGGTCGGGACAATTATAAATTTTTATCGGGAAGTATTATCCCTCGGCCGGTTGCCTTTGTGACGACGTTATCACCAAAAGGGGTTGTGAATGCTGCACCCTTTAGCTTTTTTAATATAGTGGCATCTGAGCCGCCTCTCATTTCCATCTCTGTACAAAGGGATGGAGAGCTGCAAAAGGATACGGCTGCTTATGCTCTAGAACGCGGCCAATTTGTCGTCCATATCTCAACAGAAACCCATATCGAGGAAATAAATAAAACGGCAAGCCGCAGAGAACGGGAGGAGAGTGAGCTAGACCTGACCTCCCTCCATACAACAGAGAGTGTCAGAGTAGAGGTTCCCGGAATTAAAGAAGCGCCGATTCGAATGGAATGCGTGATTGAAAAGGCACTCGAACTTGGCGGAACCGCTGAACAGGGTCCAACCTGTGATTTACTTATAGGGCGTGTCGTTTATTATCATATTGAAGAATCACTTTATGACAATGGGCGGATTGATCCATTTGGTCTAAAACCCGTTGCCCGGTTAGCCGGTAATGACTACTCCAAGCTAGGAAGTGTCTTTGAACTTATAAGGCCGAAATAG
- a CDS encoding MerR family transcriptional regulator, with the protein MSSYKEKKVITIGVASELTGLSERKIRYYEERGLIFPERSERGTRKYSFADIELLLKIADKREEGVQTQEIKKDFLTEKEKLKIREELLRGQINAHFHLRK; encoded by the coding sequence ATGTCTTCATATAAGGAAAAAAAAGTCATTACCATCGGAGTCGCTAGTGAACTCACAGGCTTATCTGAGCGAAAAATTCGCTATTATGAAGAACGGGGACTTATCTTTCCCGAAAGAAGCGAGCGAGGAACACGGAAATATTCCTTTGCTGATATTGAGCTCCTTCTAAAAATTGCTGATAAACGCGAAGAAGGCGTACAGACCCAAGAAATCAAAAAAGATTTTCTAACTGAAAAAGAAAAGTTAAAAATCCGCGAAGAGCTTTTGCGCGGTCAAATCAACGCCCATTTCCACTTAAGAAAGTAA
- a CDS encoding PaaI family thioesterase has translation MSEKLAIQDCYPDDYAWCYGCGRLNPEGHHFKTYWEEDHTKTIYQPDPAHTAIPGFVYGGILASLIDCAGTGSAAHALHRKEGHQLGDGSVPPRFVTASLNVTYLKPTPQTVPLTVIGRVEEIHPKKWKVQLDVFAQEEKCVVGEVVAVVMPDTFIKPIDK, from the coding sequence ATGAGTGAAAAGTTAGCGATTCAGGATTGTTATCCAGATGATTATGCCTGGTGTTATGGATGCGGCCGTTTGAATCCAGAGGGGCATCATTTCAAAACGTATTGGGAAGAGGACCACACTAAAACGATTTATCAGCCCGACCCGGCTCATACTGCCATACCCGGTTTTGTTTATGGAGGGATCTTGGCTTCTTTAATTGATTGTGCGGGGACAGGGTCAGCTGCCCATGCTCTTCACCGTAAGGAGGGACATCAACTCGGAGACGGCAGTGTTCCACCACGCTTTGTCACGGCTTCATTAAATGTGACCTACTTAAAACCCACGCCGCAAACTGTCCCTCTAACCGTTATTGGTAGGGTCGAGGAGATTCACCCGAAGAAATGGAAAGTACAATTAGATGTTTTTGCACAAGAAGAAAAATGTGTGGTCGGTGAAGTGGTAGCGGTTGTCATGCCAGATACCTTTATAAAACCTATTGATAAGTAA
- a CDS encoding toxic anion resistance protein — MSMNETNLQVLDQDKKEEALQKANELRNQLRQQPEVKELARTLDVKDQIALLEFGKEPANEVSNFASRVLNTVKSSSMEESSALLKNLGKIMDKFDAKDFAEEKGFMSKIFGKGKKMIDRIMSKYQTMGGEIDKVYVEIKKYEDEMKKSTNTLEQLYDENFKYYLELEKYIVAADLKAEEIRQQKLPQLEERANAGDQLAAMELDSTRNALELIEQRSYDLEMAKQVAFQSAPQIRMLQRGNTKLIAKINSAFVTTIPIFKTSLINAIAAKRQKLVADSMSELDRRTNEMLIKNAQNISTQSAQISRLAGASGIKIETIEETWGIIVRGLEETKAIEDENKRQREDGRRRLEEIQANYQKLKEKMAPQQ; from the coding sequence ATGTCAATGAATGAAACGAACCTCCAAGTTCTGGATCAGGATAAGAAAGAAGAAGCGCTGCAAAAAGCTAATGAGCTTCGAAACCAGCTTCGCCAACAACCTGAGGTCAAAGAGCTAGCTCGTACTTTAGATGTGAAAGATCAAATTGCTCTGCTTGAATTTGGTAAGGAACCCGCCAATGAAGTATCTAATTTTGCCAGCCGCGTTTTGAACACAGTAAAATCAAGCAGTATGGAAGAGTCGTCTGCCCTTTTGAAGAATCTTGGTAAGATCATGGATAAATTCGATGCCAAGGACTTTGCGGAAGAGAAGGGCTTCATGTCCAAGATCTTTGGTAAAGGAAAGAAGATGATTGATCGGATCATGTCAAAGTATCAAACAATGGGCGGTGAAATTGACAAGGTCTATGTCGAAATTAAAAAGTATGAAGATGAGATGAAAAAATCGACTAACACGCTTGAACAATTGTATGACGAGAATTTCAAATACTATCTTGAGCTCGAAAAATACATCGTCGCTGCTGACTTGAAGGCGGAGGAAATTAGACAGCAAAAGCTTCCGCAATTAGAGGAGAGAGCTAATGCAGGCGATCAGCTGGCAGCTATGGAGCTTGATTCAACGCGCAATGCTTTAGAGCTTATTGAGCAGCGTTCCTATGATTTAGAGATGGCTAAACAGGTTGCTTTTCAATCGGCACCACAGATTCGTATGTTGCAGCGCGGTAATACGAAATTAATTGCGAAAATCAATTCAGCTTTTGTAACGACCATTCCGATTTTTAAAACGAGTCTCATTAATGCGATTGCCGCTAAGCGTCAGAAATTGGTTGCTGACTCGATGAGTGAATTGGATCGTCGCACCAATGAAATGTTGATTAAGAATGCCCAAAATATCTCCACCCAAAGTGCGCAGATTTCTCGGCTTGCAGGAGCTTCCGGCATTAAAATCGAAACCATTGAGGAAACGTGGGGTATTATTGTTCGCGGTTTGGAAGAAACCAAAGCGATTGAAGATGAAAATAAACGTCAACGCGAAGACGGAAGACGCCGTTTAGAAGAAATCCAAGCCAATTACCAAAAGCTGAAAGAAAAGATGGCACCGCAACAATAA
- the cyoC gene encoding cytochrome o ubiquinol oxidase subunit III translates to MDHVMTDGHGHAHDHHGDHEQIKIDGFWIFLVSDVLLFGSIFATFVVLRTNYAGGPTAKDIIDVRGFIIETFLLLTSSFTSGLATLEMHKSRVKPMIAWLIVTLLLGLGFIYFEVNEFTNLALEGASFTRSAFLSAFFTLVGTHGCHVSLGIIWMTGILIQVGIHGLTAVTRRKLFIVGLYWHFLDAVWIFIFTVVYLIGVM, encoded by the coding sequence ATGGACCACGTTATGACAGACGGTCACGGCCATGCTCATGACCATCACGGGGACCATGAGCAGATAAAAATCGATGGTTTTTGGATCTTCCTTGTTTCTGACGTTCTTCTATTTGGATCCATTTTTGCTACCTTTGTGGTTCTCCGGACTAATTATGCCGGAGGACCCACAGCAAAAGATATTATTGACGTGCGCGGCTTTATCATTGAGACCTTCTTGCTTTTAACCAGCAGTTTCACAAGCGGGTTGGCTACACTAGAGATGCACAAAAGTCGCGTTAAGCCCATGATTGCCTGGCTTATTGTCACTCTCCTTTTGGGACTTGGCTTTATTTACTTTGAAGTCAATGAGTTTACGAATTTGGCCCTTGAAGGAGCGAGCTTTACACGGAGTGCCTTTCTATCTGCCTTCTTCACACTGGTAGGCACACACGGTTGCCACGTTTCCCTTGGGATTATTTGGATGACTGGGATCCTGATTCAGGTGGGGATTCATGGATTAACGGCTGTTACAAGACGTAAGCTTTTCATAGTTGGATTATACTGGCACTTTCTCGATGCCGTATGGATCTTTATTTTCACAGTGGTTTATTTAATAGGGGTGATGTAA
- a CDS encoding alpha/beta hydrolase: MKHLFIRKSEERPVLLLLHGTGGTEESLLTLASIIDNEASVLSVRGNVLENGMPRFFRRLQEGIFDEEDLIARTKELNDFLDEAAAEYSFDRCNVIGVGFSNGANIAGSLLFHYSDALKGAILHHPMVPRRGIALPDLTGVPVFIGAGHNDPLCSEEESLELAELLKEAGADVKLHWENRGHQLTHTEAEAATKWFHEHF, encoded by the coding sequence GTGAAACACTTATTTATTAGAAAGTCAGAAGAAAGACCTGTTTTATTATTATTGCATGGGACGGGCGGGACGGAAGAATCGCTCCTCACGTTAGCTTCAATTATAGATAATGAGGCTTCCGTTTTAAGTGTTAGAGGGAATGTTCTTGAGAACGGGATGCCTCGTTTCTTTAGGCGATTACAAGAAGGGATCTTTGACGAAGAAGACTTGATTGCCCGGACCAAAGAACTGAATGATTTCTTAGACGAAGCGGCAGCGGAGTACAGCTTTGATCGTTGCAATGTCATTGGAGTTGGCTTTTCAAATGGAGCGAACATTGCCGGCAGCCTTTTGTTCCACTATAGTGATGCTCTAAAAGGCGCGATTCTCCATCATCCGATGGTTCCAAGACGCGGGATTGCCCTTCCTGATTTAACGGGCGTCCCCGTGTTTATTGGAGCAGGACATAATGATCCATTGTGTTCTGAAGAGGAGTCCTTGGAGCTGGCTGAATTACTTAAAGAAGCGGGTGCTGATGTTAAACTTCATTGGGAGAATCGCGGTCATCAATTAACACACACGGAAGCAGAGGCCGCTACTAAGTGGTTTCATGAACATTTCTAA
- a CDS encoding YceG family protein produces MTIQPIPVDLQKEDWKEILKKPLPQRSRYQFEQDDLIFEQVAGLFLGCPIDEENYLEELYELAYESDFPVVLLSETLDKTIANETFRAVQKIMMIHQEQKGLSVNRFVAFMEGETLFPLKERPVIYRHLRVCFIKMLAHFEKHHPNGLMDSNLRRVVVDTVKWTKNHIEKWLKQDDLAERVPAIIWYGDATESQAYFLYFLILLGFDVLIFHPEGKNSLSAIGVQGLSVHTYPSTMKLVPFPHTRPARKSTVAKKASQELDEVLHSDQSLLYKPWQFRNYLPEVITLKTTYDEIFLIAKEKAFIRPNFKAANGRIYIPSLFAKVCGISANQKEFWSRLQDLKDQEMTEVITRFPFTPEPRGSQLFHYREALKNGVLDPDHMVHAAWWRYKHLPNGLQFGMASVISRYVELAAINRREDETLEDLKVYLFSVALAIPERFVRLLQQFDYSQTVPQMIVFNDGKSGKLSREDAALLLLMNEMGLDVICYNPTGENDLEFYLEPKLFDSHWLEEVSFDASYDSRISTSGSLFKKLFNKLL; encoded by the coding sequence ATGACCATTCAACCTATTCCTGTTGATCTTCAAAAAGAGGATTGGAAAGAGATTCTAAAGAAACCATTGCCCCAAAGAAGCCGTTATCAGTTTGAACAAGATGACCTAATCTTTGAGCAAGTAGCAGGGCTCTTTTTGGGGTGTCCTATAGATGAAGAGAACTATCTGGAAGAGCTGTATGAGCTTGCTTATGAATCTGATTTTCCAGTTGTTTTGCTCAGTGAGACTTTGGACAAAACCATTGCGAACGAAACCTTCCGTGCTGTTCAGAAAATCATGATGATTCATCAGGAACAGAAAGGACTGTCGGTGAATCGATTTGTTGCTTTTATGGAAGGAGAGACCCTTTTTCCCTTAAAAGAAAGACCCGTTATCTATAGACATTTGCGGGTATGCTTTATAAAGATGCTGGCTCATTTTGAAAAACATCATCCCAATGGGTTAATGGATTCGAACTTAAGGCGTGTGGTCGTGGATACGGTAAAGTGGACAAAAAACCATATTGAAAAGTGGTTGAAACAAGATGATCTGGCAGAGCGCGTTCCTGCAATCATTTGGTATGGGGATGCTACAGAGAGCCAAGCTTATTTTTTATATTTTTTAATCTTATTAGGCTTTGATGTCCTCATCTTTCATCCTGAAGGCAAAAATAGTTTATCTGCGATCGGTGTCCAAGGGCTCTCTGTTCATACCTACCCATCGACGATGAAGCTTGTCCCTTTCCCTCATACCCGTCCGGCTCGCAAATCGACGGTAGCCAAAAAGGCGTCTCAAGAGCTCGATGAAGTCCTTCATTCGGATCAGTCACTGCTATATAAGCCTTGGCAATTTCGAAACTATCTCCCAGAAGTTATTACGCTTAAAACAACTTATGATGAAATCTTTTTAATCGCTAAAGAGAAGGCTTTTATTCGACCGAATTTCAAGGCTGCAAATGGTCGGATCTATATTCCAAGCTTATTCGCCAAGGTTTGTGGCATATCTGCTAATCAAAAAGAATTCTGGAGTCGTTTACAGGACTTGAAAGACCAGGAAATGACAGAAGTTATTACTCGCTTTCCTTTTACACCAGAGCCAAGGGGGAGTCAACTCTTCCACTACCGAGAGGCGCTTAAGAATGGTGTGCTCGATCCAGATCATATGGTCCATGCGGCGTGGTGGCGCTATAAGCATCTTCCTAATGGCTTGCAGTTTGGAATGGCTTCTGTGATCTCAAGGTATGTAGAGCTCGCAGCGATCAATAGACGTGAGGATGAAACATTAGAGGACCTAAAAGTGTATTTGTTTTCAGTTGCGCTCGCTATTCCCGAACGCTTCGTGAGGCTCCTTCAACAGTTTGATTACTCACAAACGGTACCCCAAATGATTGTTTTTAATGATGGAAAGAGCGGGAAGTTGTCCCGCGAGGATGCAGCCCTTTTATTACTTATGAATGAAATGGGACTTGACGTGATTTGTTATAACCCGACCGGTGAAAATGACTTAGAGTTTTATCTTGAACCGAAATTATTTGATTCCCATTGGTTAGAGGAAGTCAGTTTTGACGCCTCTTATGATTCTCGTATTTCGACATCAGGCTCACTATTTAAAAAACTTTTCAACAAATTATTATAA
- the cyoD gene encoding cytochrome o ubiquinol oxidase subunit IV encodes MAHEHTQHAEEHSGSAGSYILGFICSIVLTLIPLWLVLGDIGSHRVQINLIMLMAVLQFLVQLFFFMHVRDSEKPRYNVVALIFGAVFVITIVLGSAWIMSFNSQVQ; translated from the coding sequence ATGGCACACGAGCACACACAGCATGCAGAAGAGCACAGCGGTTCAGCAGGTTCCTACATATTGGGGTTTATCTGTTCCATTGTCTTAACTCTAATTCCATTGTGGCTCGTCCTCGGTGATATAGGCAGCCACCGTGTGCAGATTAACCTCATTATGCTCATGGCTGTGCTTCAATTTCTTGTCCAACTCTTCTTCTTCATGCACGTTCGTGACAGCGAGAAGCCTCGTTACAACGTCGTTGCTCTAATTTTTGGAGCTGTCTTTGTTATTACCATCGTACTAGGCTCCGCATGGATCATGTCGTTTAATTCTCAAGTTCAGTAA
- a CDS encoding FMN-binding glutamate synthase family protein, which translates to MHLNIANYMTIILFVLFVILIVSALSAFLSLYKKDRAQEEHPTLRNYPVLGRMRYFLEKIGPELRQYLFNNDTEGKPFSRDDYEHIVKSAKYKRDVAGFGSKRDFEGEGFYLRNDMFPLQMDELKRDKETKVQTKKYVLLKDTLFTQRKEERRDEVDDAYLLHEEDAVIIGEGRVAHPFKIRGLIGMSAMSFGSLGNHAITALSKGLGLVKGTWMNTGEGGLSPYHLKGNVDIIMQIGPGLFGVRNGQGEFDWDELKKKNEFPQIKAFELKLAQGAKVRGGHIDGEKVTPEIAEIRKVKPYQSIDSPNRFNEFHDVPSMFDFMDKIREVTGKPVGMKMVMGSNDSAIELARYMKESGKGPDFITVDGGEGGTGASYQELMDSVGLPIKSALPILDITLRKYGVRDRVKIISSGKLFTPDRVAVALAMGADLVNIARGFMITVGCIQALKCHSNACPVGVATTDPKLQRGLVIDEKKYRVVNYVLTLRKGLFRLAAAAGIDSPVRFRPDHVCYKNDVGEIQTLVDIRKSIERRVEEAMAYHESKTS; encoded by the coding sequence ATGCATCTAAATATAGCTAACTACATGACGATCATCCTGTTTGTTCTGTTTGTTATTTTAATCGTTTCCGCTTTATCTGCGTTCCTATCTTTATACAAAAAGGATCGTGCTCAAGAGGAACATCCGACTCTCCGTAATTACCCTGTATTAGGAAGAATGCGCTACTTTTTAGAAAAAATTGGACCTGAACTGAGACAATATTTATTTAACAACGACACCGAGGGTAAGCCTTTTAGTCGAGATGATTATGAGCATATTGTAAAAAGTGCTAAATACAAACGTGATGTGGCGGGATTCGGCTCGAAAAGGGATTTTGAAGGAGAAGGTTTTTATTTGCGCAATGACATGTTTCCTTTACAAATGGATGAATTGAAGCGTGATAAAGAGACGAAGGTACAAACGAAAAAATATGTGCTTCTAAAGGACACCTTGTTCACCCAACGAAAGGAAGAGCGGCGCGATGAAGTAGATGATGCTTATTTGCTTCATGAAGAGGACGCGGTGATTATAGGAGAAGGTCGTGTGGCCCATCCTTTTAAAATAAGAGGGCTGATTGGCATGTCAGCGATGAGCTTTGGTTCACTCGGGAACCATGCGATTACCGCACTGTCGAAGGGGCTTGGCCTAGTAAAGGGAACATGGATGAATACTGGTGAAGGGGGGCTCTCTCCTTATCATCTAAAAGGAAATGTCGACATTATCATGCAAATTGGGCCAGGACTTTTTGGCGTTCGGAATGGGCAGGGGGAGTTTGACTGGGACGAATTAAAGAAGAAAAATGAATTTCCGCAAATTAAAGCTTTTGAATTAAAGCTCGCACAAGGGGCAAAGGTTCGCGGTGGTCACATTGACGGTGAGAAAGTCACTCCTGAAATAGCAGAGATTCGAAAAGTGAAGCCCTATCAGTCAATTGACAGCCCAAACCGATTCAATGAGTTCCATGATGTGCCATCTATGTTTGATTTTATGGATAAAATTCGTGAAGTAACCGGCAAGCCTGTTGGCATGAAAATGGTGATGGGTAGCAATGATTCTGCCATTGAGCTTGCCCGTTATATGAAGGAGAGCGGTAAAGGGCCGGATTTTATTACAGTAGACGGTGGAGAAGGCGGAACAGGGGCCTCTTATCAGGAGTTGATGGATAGTGTCGGACTGCCGATTAAGTCGGCACTTCCTATATTGGATATAACCTTAAGGAAGTATGGTGTTCGAGACCGGGTTAAGATCATTTCATCTGGAAAGCTCTTCACGCCTGACCGAGTTGCTGTTGCTTTAGCGATGGGGGCGGACTTAGTCAATATAGCGCGTGGCTTTATGATAACGGTTGGCTGTATTCAAGCACTTAAGTGCCATTCGAACGCCTGCCCAGTAGGTGTTGCCACAACAGACCCAAAGCTGCAGCGTGGTCTTGTCATTGATGAGAAGAAGTATCGAGTGGTCAACTATGTTTTAACTTTGAGAAAAGGGTTGTTCCGCTTAGCCGCCGCTGCGGGAATTGATTCACCTGTCCGGTTTCGCCCGGATCATGTTTGTTATAAAAACGATGTTGGTGAAATCCAAACTCTTGTTGATATTAGAAAAAGTATAGAAAGACGGGTAGAAGAGGCTATGGCTTACCACGAGTCTAAAACGAGTTAA
- a CDS encoding CidA/LrgA family protein codes for MKRQLVIQPLIILIFYLIGWGIKTLFHLPLPGSVMGMLLLFLSLVTGVIKLEWVEKLASFQIKHLTLLFIPPIVSLFLSNGWIHFLQWNILFVLVISSLCCLLGTAFSVELYEKLKGDTKRD; via the coding sequence ATGAAGCGACAACTGGTGATCCAGCCACTCATTATCTTAATTTTTTATCTTATCGGATGGGGGATTAAAACTCTCTTTCACCTTCCTCTCCCAGGAAGCGTGATGGGAATGCTTCTCCTCTTTCTTAGTTTAGTAACAGGGGTAATAAAGTTAGAGTGGGTCGAAAAATTGGCTTCTTTCCAAATCAAACATCTCACCCTTCTCTTTATCCCGCCTATTGTCAGTTTATTCCTTTCTAACGGTTGGATTCACTTTTTGCAATGGAATATTTTATTCGTTTTGGTTATCAGCAGCCTCTGTTGTCTATTAGGAACTGCCTTTTCCGTCGAGCTTTATGAAAAACTAAAAGGAGACACAAAACGTGATTAG